The window TAATTTATCCCAGCTGTCAACATCATGAGACCATGTACAGGTGTGGCTAGGCCAGGAAAAGAACCGAATTCAAAATTGGTCTACTGTGTATTACTTTTGCACTATAGTAAAATTAAACCAAATATCTTAAGCTGAGGACTGTTGAAAGGCTGATTTACAAATGACTGCTTTTAACTTAGACTTTTTCCTTATCAACTTCCTGGTCTTAATAAATCTGACTTTATGGTAACCAGTGGGTTACTGTGGAGACCATTCCTTCTCACAGAATGGGCTGTTGGAACATTTCCTTCAGCTCTCCTTCTGAACAGACCCATTCTGGGCTTAAGTTCCATTCTTAGTACATTTTCATCATTGGAAACAGTTACAGTGATAAGTGAGCTCTTTGGAACTTACTCCAAAAATGTCAGGATATGCTATTAGGCTGCCCACTCACCTGCTCAAGTGGGATCACGGTATCATTTTCTGCAAAAATGAACAACGTTGGGTTCTTCAAATTATAAATATCTTCGGACTCTCTGATGATGCCTGGAAAGAGTTGAGGGAGATTGACTTCCACAGAAAGCTGCCTGGATTTGGTGTGGTTTTACAAAGTAAAGCAGGTATTAAGAGATTTCCGGGAGGTGGAGGGGTATGTGCGTGTGTTGATGTACATGACCACATGGGGTcttgtgcacgtgtgtatgtaagtggaggccagatgtccacatccagtgtcttcctcagtcactcagcATCTTACCTTCTGCTGTAGGGTCgcattgaacctagagctcaaaGGTTTCTCTAGACTGGCTAATGAGTGAACTTGACGGACCCTTCTGTCTCCCCCTGTCCGGTGCAGGAGTGAGAGACATGCAGACTCCTACACAGATGccagggatctgaacccaggtcttcatggaTGTGCAATCAATACTTCACTGCcttaaccatctccccagcccttggtttattttcattttgagcaATTCCACAGAAGCCTGGCCTGTGAAACTCCATAAAAGTGCAACTGAGTTAGCCGAATCCTCTGCACCTCGTTCAACAGGAGCCAGGCCAGTAAACTTAGTGCTGTGTGCTGCTTGGTGTGTGAGGACAGCAGTCTGAGAAGTGCTCCCTCTTGAGATGGCTGTTGGATCAGGTCGTAATTTTTAAACCACCGCTCTAGAAGTTTCTATGCAGGTCCCACTTGTTCCGGTTTCAATGAACTAGACAGTTTTATTCATAAGAAGAACAGCCATTGGACCAGATATTAATCCAACAAGACTCCAAGGGTACAGTGTCTGCTCTGCAGGTCATTGTATGAAATTCAGTGTCCATCCTTGTCTCAGTGCTCTTAAGGTTAATTAGTGCAAAGTATTGCTCTGCCAGGCCCAGGCAACCCCCAGGTGTCTTTGCTTGGGGAAAAAGCAAGTCGTGTACTGTTGGAAGACTGGACAGAAAGTGAGTCAGAGGACTCACTTGCCAAACAAGCCtaaggggacctgagtttgatcctggaacccacataaagttgttctctggcttccacacaggcATTGTTGCATGCAGGTCCACacattgcacacatacacatgatcgTGATGAtttaaaaagatgagaaaaactaTCTTTTCCCTGCTTCCTGCCAGTATGATAACAAAGCTAAGTGGCACACACATCTCCCTTCCCCATTACTCCTCTCCAGAAGGCAGCAAGGCACAGGGAGGATGGCAGTGCTCCCTGCCCAACTCCAGCAAAGCCGCATAATGGGTGGATGTGTCCTGCCCAACTCCTGCAATTGCCTTCCACTCAGGCTGCACGACAGCAACCAGCAGGTGGCGCCAGAGACATGCACGCCAGGAGCAACCTTTTAATTCACACCCTTGGCCTGATGTCTAAGGCCAACTGGtgatttattgaattttttttgttgttgtttgagactggctctcaccatgtagctcatgctggccagAAAATCCCaatcctgcttcagtctcccaagtactgggattacaagtgtgtgtgctGTGCCTAACTGTATTTCCTTTTGTGTAAGGAAatatttggggtttttgtttttttggttttttttttttttttagtgctaaTAGTAGATGAAGTGTCATGTCAAAGAGCTCATAAGCCATATAAGAACTGCTTGTGCATGTGTAGCTTTTTGAAGTAGCAGTCAGTTTTCTTGCATTATTTTTGACGTTTCAGTCTGGATGCTTTTAAATTCCCTGTGCTGCTGCTGTTAACAGGTACAGAGTTCTTATCTCATGCTTAGAGTAACTTTGTTTCCATTTGGCTAAATGTAAAAGTTggagatggaaagatggctcagcagttactggctgctcttccaggggacccagattcaattcccagcatccccatggtggctcacaatcatctgtaactataGAGGGGATCTGACAAATGTCTTCTGCCTCTGTGGATACcaagcatacacatggtgcacaggcatacatgtaggtaaCATACCCATACAAAGTTTTTaaattgctaatttttttttaaaggtgaaagTTGCTGTTTGTACTTTAAAGTAGACTTtgcttttttctgtgtctctgtgtacgCATGTGCatacacgcacgcgcacacaacAGTTGCATATGCTTCCATTCACTGGTGCATAGGTGCACTGCATTTGGgaacagaagacaactttggaTGTGTTCCTGAGGAGCCTTCCCACctagatttttgagacaggatctaggaCTTACCAAGTAGGCTAAGTGGTGCCTTAAGTGGTACCAAAGTGCCCAGTAAGCCAAAATCTCACCTGTCCCTGTCTCCCTTAACATGGGTTCTGAAAAACAGATTCAGGAACTCCTGCTTGCAAGACAAGAACTCTACTGACCGAGCCGTCTCCCCAGTTCTGTTTTCAGATTCAGAAAACCATGCTAAGCTGGTTCCTCTCACGCCATCAGGTTTTGTGTTGCAGCATTGGGAGAGACCtgtcactcccccacccccacccccctttctCTTGAGGGAAATGCACTGGGCACTTACCGTAAACAGACACCCCTGCCCTGACTTCCGGGTATGTCATCATCACATGGTGCACAACAGCTCCTCCCCAGCAGAAGCCTACAATGCCAATCTTCTGGGCATGACACTGTTGTGTCAGATACCTCATGACAGCCTCGACCTCTCTAGAACAGAAAAGGCGTTGGAAAGAGAGGGCTGATTCGTGAGCCTCCAAGGTTATGGTGACCGGGATGTCTCCGTGGACATTACTTGAagtttttttacttgtttggtggTGAGAACCAGAATTCCTAGGAAGAAGCAGTGGCTGCAAGGCTGATGGACTGCTTGAAATGAAAACTTGAGCAGCTGTGGGGAGCTTGGAcggttgcaggtccagagcctaattACAATGTATCTCTGTCTCTAACCCACTAATGAGCCATTCCTTGCCCACCCCTATTGGCTCTAACTCATGTAATTAGCAGATAAAGCTGACCCTAACATCCTGATAAACAGATAAAAGCCTTTGGAGTGCATTAACTCAGTAGAACCCTGTTCTCCACCAATCACAGAGCTCAAAATGCTATCAGCTAGCATCTGGGTCCTGCAGCTGAGATTTCTCTATTCTACTGTAACCACCTAATtaatgtttccaccaatgtatttcAAGTGTCTCGATTTAGAATTTATCTTTCTTCTGTTACTATGAAACCTTCATGACACTGTTTCCATAGTGGATTGTGGAATTTGAGGTAAATTTGGTTGCAGTAGTCTGTGGCTCATACCTGACCAATCGGAGAACAATCTCCTGGTCAGAATGATAGTTTTCCAGGATGGACTGCAGAGCCCATCATAACCCGAGGGGAGCAGGGAATATGATGCTCTCCAGGTTGCTGGGAGAGACGCTATGGAAGAATGGGCTGCCTCTGAGGTGGGGCTTCTTGAGGACGAAGCCAGCACACAAGAAGTGAGGCTGAGCAGCGACGGAAGATGGGAGTTGGGGATACCGTTAAGCTACGGGCCAATTCCTGCTTGAACCCTGAGCTAATTTCCATGGTTCTATAAACCAATAGCTCTTTGAACTGCTGATGCACTTGGGATAGGTGTCCTAACACTTGCAAACAAGCACCTATGTGGACACAGGACTTTGAACTCATCGCTTGTAAGGGAGGTGAGCAGCTATGCTTGCTGGGGCAGTGGGGCAAGGGGTGTGTGGCCCCCTCCATCCACAGCTCACAGTGTGCTGGAGCAAAACTTTCCCATCATGCTGTTGGAAGGACTTTGACTAAGGCCAAATGAGGCCCTACCCCACaggaagggagtgggggagaggaaactgtggtgaAGCCCGCTCCTCTTTGGGCTGTCACATACAAAACCATGCCTGTTGATAGCTTACCGATTGATATTTCTGGGATTTTTTGACTTTATCCACTCAGGGAAAGTAGACCAGTCACCAGCTGGGTCCCATGGCTCTTGCCCCACAAAGAAGTCTGGGACGATGGCTCTGTAAAATATGGACATGAATAAGCCTTTGATCGCTTTGACTCAGTTTGTCCAGTCTTATTAAGCACCTTGTTAGGTTGCCAATTCTtggcagagggaaggaagaaccTGGACCACGAAGGCCACCCTTGATTACATCAAAGGTTATCTGGAACCAGGCCACTTTGCCTCAGATCCCACAACCGCAACTACACAGCATCCAGCAGCTTGAGTGTGACTCTGCTTCTCAAGAGCTATTCCAGTGCAGAAGGAGACAGACCTGGTATGGACCCTgaaatgtccttccttccttcctccatggaGTTAGTTGTTCCTCTCAACCAGACCCAGAGCACTGGCTTTGGCCAAAGGTCATCCCTGAAGAATATGAAGAGTCACTGTGATCAGGTAAtgccccaccccagcctctgcaCAGCCTACCAGTTTCCTGCCCCAAGAGTAAGGTCCACAGCACGTTCTAGAACAGGCCAGAGAAAGAGTAAACAAGCAAAGTGAAGACTAACAGaggttgacctctgccctctATGTCTCACTACAGTAAGCgcgaacccacacacacacacacacacatatatacattgtaCACACGCACAAATCATATGATCAAATGATAGAGGACCCAGCACAGGCAATTGGCACAGTTTGGAAATCATGGACATTgctaatcctagtacttgggagggcagaggcaggattgcACACTGGAGTCCATGCCATTCTCCTAGAAGCCAACTCGGGAGCGATGGAGCCAGGACCACAGTCTCCCAAAGGAATGAGTTAGCTATGGCTGTGATTCAAGGCACCAGCCCCTCTGCTGCACAGGTGGGCAGAACACCAGGGCCTGGGCCAAAAAGGGCAGGTTCATGTCTCAGTACCACCCTATACTGTAGCAAGACCTTGACAAGTAACTGACCACTTTCATCCCTCAcattcttaattatttattttggtttttcgagacagggtttctctgtgtaacagtcttggctgtcctggaattcattctgtagaccagtctgaccttgaactcatagagatccacctgcctctgtctcccaagtgttgggattaaaggagtgtgccaccactgcttggcatcCCTCACATTctttaagattgatttatttgtatgtgcatgagtgcttGTCTGCATGTATTATGTACATGCCTgttgcttgcagaggccagaagaaggtgtcagatcccctgtaactagttacggagagttgtgagctgccatgtgtgttctcagaaccaaacctgggttttcTGTCAAGTCATCAAGTACGTTTAACCATTGAGCCGTCTCTCTGGTCCTAAGCCTCACATTCTTgaccagacagacagatatgtgCACTGCCCGGCCTCCGATTGCTCTgcgtatgtaaaatgagtagtgTGAAGGGGAGGAGTCTTGTAAGTCCTACTGCCATTCAAGCAGTGACTTACAGTTCACCCAGAGCAACCAAGAGCCTCTGTCTTTGTGCCTTGACTTCCCAGCCTTTAATATGGGGAAGGTAATATCCCTCCCTCCCAGGGCTGCTGGAAGCATGAGAGGCTGTCCACATTGGCTATCATAGGTTTATTTAGAGGCTTCCCCCAGGAAATGGCCCCACTCTCCTCAAGGCCATCTTTTCATCCCTCGGTAGGTCTGCTAGGCCTGCTAGGCCTGCGTCGGCAGTGGGGGAGAGAAGACAGGCTCACCCTGGACTTCCAGCTCTCTGTGCACTGTGAACCCAAGTTCCCAGAAAATAAGCCACCTTGCCTGTGCAAAAGATGGCACTAGGCTCATAAACTGATGGGAACTTCACCACTGTGGAGGATTTGGAATGCTGCAGGTCCAGAGCCCAATCCTCTTGGGTTGTCTTTAGCCCTCATAATCTATTCATTGCCGTctctgtgtctgacctaacaCCTCTGTGACTATCAGCTAAGTCACATGGAATGCAGTAACAGACAGCAGTAGCAGCCACCAGCACAAGAGCTAAGAACATCATCAGATATCCTGTGACATCCACAGCAGAAGGTTTTGCTGGAACTCACCTGAAATTTCCACTGATTTACTTTAAAGGAGCCTTGACGTgtgactttcttttgttctgagtcacaTTCCAAGAAGACCTGTGAAACCTACCCTGAGGCTGAGATGCTTGAGTGTGCACAGGTGTGCTGGCCTATGCCTGGATGGGACCCTTTGTGGGGAGAGGACCCTCTATCCAGCATGACTGTAGGGCCAGGTACCGCTGGGGACCAGATGCTCAGGGATTCTGTTGGGAAGAGTTGGCTCCACCAGGTCAGTGTTAAATTTCAAAGGACAGTTCCCAGTTCCCATCACTGAGATAAGGAAATAGATAATGTAAGTGAGAATACAGCTCAGGCTattattgtttttgtctttcgGAAGGGAACAAAATGGACCACAGAAATTCACAAGAATTTAAGCAAAGAACAGAACTTCATACGTACGTGTATCCATTTCCAGCAATCATGTCAGCCATATACCTGGTGTTGGGCAGCCGCCAGCCAAATATATCCTGGACGACGATCACCGCTTTGCCTGCATCCACAGGGGACCGGGTGACATATGCCTTGATGTGCTCAACCTGAACTTCCTGGCCCATGCCACCATACTCTAGCTTGTGACCAATGTCACATGGGCAAGGGTTAGCTTCATTAGCCATTGGGGTCTTGATGTCAGGCTACAGAGGAAATGAAACATTCATTACATGCTGACTAGTACAGATCTAAAGATAATCTATACTAAATAAATTATCATCAAAATTACTGGAAAAAACATCTAACTCCACCTATGACATTTATTCTGAAATAACTCAATGTTGTGCTGGCTAATGTTGACTGTGACCTTGACAGGATTAAGAGACAACTATGTGTTTAGTGAACCTATCCAGAGACAATTAGATCATAGCATTAGGACCTGTTCAATAGATGAGTCCTTTGATGGTTTTATATCAGGGGGTATACAGGTAATGCCTTCGCAAAGCATTGGccaggacagtctttcaaacaGACATGAACAAACTCTCCATATAGTAACTTCGGTGTAAATCTCaacaaatattttacataaagGTAATAAGTGTGATTTAAAACAAACTGGAAATTAGCTCAGTTGCCAGAGCACTCACCTCGTATGCACACCTGGGAACCGGTGAAGTCGGGCAAGCACGGGGAATACCAGCTTAGGACTCCACTTGAGTGGAGATATGCACACACCTCTCTTCTAGTAACACACCTAGCAGCCTAGAAACCCTACCTGCAcatgccatgcacacacacacacccactctgAACAATGCACATAGCAACCTAGGACTCCTGGCGTCAAGCGTGTGCACAACCCCTCAGAGCAATGGATTAAGTTTCTGCTCTCCTTAACAATCTTCAAACTTAGATTCTATGCAGTCATGCTCCAGTTGTGTTACAGTAGGAGGGGCTGATCTGGTTTCAACTGGTTTGGTGGGCCTTTGCAGTAAGGCAAACTCTGTCCTCTAACTGAACTTTTAGGAAAAATCCTCTATTTGGCATCTTGTGCCTACTCATAATTGAATATACACATGATGAAAACCAGGTGCATTATGGGAAGGGGTGTGCACAATAAAGAAAAGATTGTATAACTTAAAAACTGAgagaatcacaaaaaaaaaaaaaaagaagaaagtagtccaggcatagtgacacatacctttaaccccagcacttgggaggtagatgcaggaggatcttctagttcaaggccagcctgatctacatagttccagaacagccagagtaacacagtaagaccttgtcttaaaataaaacaaacacaaaaccacccaAATCATCCCCTATTGACTaagctctctctcctctcaaacTCTACGAAAAGAAGGCCCGCCGTGGCCAGGGCTGTTGGGTACTTTTTCAAGCCTGTGCTTTGCTGTCAGTGACCTGTTCTAAACCTGCTTTGTTTTAAACAACATTGCCCGATACTTGGAGATTCGTGCAAACCTGTATTTCAATTATTTGAATAAGAGACAGAGAGCCTGAAAATGCCTGGTTGACCCTGAACAGTTGCCCTGGTTGGGAAGTCAATCAGCATTTAGGAGGTCGAGGCAGGGGGATGAGAAGTGAGTTTAATGttctcctcagctacacagcGGACTATGTGAGAGAGAGCACGCCTCGGAACTAACTAGTTAAACACAACGAGATCATACTACAAACGCACAAGGTTTAGAAATCAGTTACGATGGAGCCTGCGTAGTAAGTCAGTACAGCGCACTGCAGAGAGAGAACCCTCCAGTCTACACGGcaagtgttgggggggggggggcagagtgaAAGTGAGCTCCGCCTCAAGGAGACGTGGGAAGGGAGTCAGTCCACTCaagctgctgtaacaaaacacagCAGCTTGGAAGCAACGGCATGGTCCTAAGACTGTGGGACCAGAAGCCCCTGATCAAAGCGGCAGTCCTCTGCTGTCTGGAGCAGGCATCTTCCTGAACCACAGAGGTCACCTCCTCCCGGTGTCCTCACGCGGTAGGAGCAGACAGACCGTTCTCCAGCGTCTCCTATGAGGGTGCTCATAAAATCCGAAGAGGGGCTGGGCCTTTGTGACCCTCTCCTCTCCCACAGGCCCCACTTCCGGATCGTCTGCAGGATTACATTTCTGTGTAATTACTTTGGAAGTTCATGTACATTCAGATCTAACAAATCTTTCAAAGAGATGAACAATAGAAGACCCTGGAAACATTAAATTCTGACTCTTGGAAGAGTTCTAAACCAGGCTCATACACGGCCATGATGTGActgatacagagagagagagagagagagagagagagagagagagagagagagagagagagagagaacgaggtAGAGAGAGAACCAAGcacaggaaggaagcagggtAGCGCCGAGGAGAGCAGTGGGAAGGAAgacaaactaaaatataaaaggtGTCCGCACCTGAAGAACGTTACCCAAGGCCGTCTTCCGGCCtctctatgcacacacacatacacacgcacgcctgaacacagacacacacgcgcacaaagaaataaagtaaaacataaaCCATCTGTAATTAGTGGTGAAATTCCACGAAACCAAGGAGGGgtaaaaaacacaggagaggatTGTGTCCCAAGGTTGACTGTGGGGGCCAGAGTCGCTTCATTTGCTCACAGAGCTAAAGATTAAGAACCAGAGAGGTGGGAACTTAAAATGGGGTGGTTGGGTGGAGAACACTGTCCTAGATGCCCCCGGCCTTGTTTATGCAGTCAGGTGTCAGGTGCACAGAAAGGCACAGCAGAGTTCTGTGTGGTCATCCCAGAAGCCAACAAGACACAGTCGATCCACATGGGAAAGACAGACTGGCCAGGGACAGAACAACAGAAGTCACACGGAGTGGCCCAGCTGAGAAAACAAGTCACACAGGGCCCTTGAAGCGCAGCAGAGATCACATCCCAAGACTCAAAACCCAAGCAGAGAATGCAGAATTCGCCTGCTCCATGTGAACGGCTTTCCTTTAACATTGGACTGaggcctgatttcttttttttttttttttttggttttttgagacagggtttctctgtgtagctttgcgcctctcctggaactcacttggtagcccaggctggcctcgaactcacagagatccacctggctctgcctcccgagtgctgggattaaaggcatgcgccaccaccgcccagcgaggcCTGATTTCTTAAAGGAGACTCCAGAATCATCCCATCATCAAGGAAAAGATTAGTGAATTTCAATCTACTTTAACTAACTGTTGAGGATAAAAACagttgggactggagaggtgacacagtggctaaaagcacttactgtccttgcagaggacccgagttcagttcccagcactcacattaggtggcctgtaactccagttccaggggatctaaagcCCTCTGACCCTCGGGACACCAACACACATGCAGTGCATGTAAACTTATGccagcgtgcacacacacacacagatataatgaataattttttttttaaagaaaaaaaaacaagctgagcgcacaccttaatcccagcacttagaaagcagaggcaggcggatctctatgaatctgaggccagcccggtctctctacaaagtgagttcctgaacagtcagggctacacacag is drawn from Peromyscus eremicus chromosome 11, PerEre_H2_v1, whole genome shotgun sequence and contains these coding sequences:
- the Cmbl gene encoding carboxymethylenebutenolidase homolog isoform X1, coding for MGLDPDIKTPMANEANPCPCDIGHKLEYGGMGQEVQVEHIKAYVTRSPVDAGKAVIVVQDIFGWRLPNTRYMADMIAGNGYTAIVPDFFVGQEPWDPAGDWSTFPEWIKSKNPRNINREVEAVMRYLTQQCHAQKIGIVGFCWGGAVVHHVMMTYPEVRAGVSVYGIIRESEDIYNLKNPTLFIFAENDTVIPLEQVSVLTQKLKEHCIVNYQVKTFSGQTHGFVHRKREDCSPADKPYIEEARRNLIEWLNKFI
- the Cmbl gene encoding carboxymethylenebutenolidase homolog isoform X3 — protein: MGLDPDIKTPMANEANPCPCDIGHKLEYGGMGQEVQVEHIKAYVTRSPVDAGKAVIVVQDIFGWRLPNTRAIVPDFFVGQEPWDPAGDWSTFPEWIKSKNPRNINREVEAVMRYLTQQCHAQKIGIVGFCWGGAVVHHVMMTYPEVRAGVSVYGIIRESEDIYNLKNPTLFIFAENDTVIPLEQVSVLTQKLKEHCIVNYQVKTFSGQTHGFVHRKREDCSPADKPYIEEARRNLIEWLNKFI
- the Cmbl gene encoding carboxymethylenebutenolidase homolog isoform X2, producing the protein MANEANPCPCDIGHKLEYGGMGQEVQVEHIKAYVTRSPVDAGKAVIVVQDIFGWRLPNTRYMADMIAGNGYTAIVPDFFVGQEPWDPAGDWSTFPEWIKSKNPRNINREVEAVMRYLTQQCHAQKIGIVGFCWGGAVVHHVMMTYPEVRAGVSVYGIIRESEDIYNLKNPTLFIFAENDTVIPLEQVSVLTQKLKEHCIVNYQVKTFSGQTHGFVHRKREDCSPADKPYIEEARRNLIEWLNKFI